A portion of the Mus pahari chromosome 17, PAHARI_EIJ_v1.1, whole genome shotgun sequence genome contains these proteins:
- the Acvrl1 gene encoding serine/threonine-protein kinase receptor R3, producing the protein MTLGSFRRGLLMLSVALGLTRGDLAKPSKLVNCTCENPHCKRPVCQGSWCTVVLVREQGRHPQVYRGCGSLNQELCLGRPTEFVNHHCCYRSFCNHNVSLMLEATQTPSEDPEVDAHLPLILGPVLALLVLVALGALGLWRVRRRQEKQRGLHSDLGESSLILKASEQGDSMLGDFLDSDCTTGSGSGLPFLVQRTVARQVALVECVGKGRYGEVWRGSWHGESVAVKIFSSRDEQSWFRETEIYNTVLLRHDNILGFIASDMTSRNSSTQLWLITHYHEHGSLYDFLQRQTLEPQLALRLAVSAACGLAHLHVEIFGTQGKPAIAHRDLKSRNVLVKNNLQCCIADLGLAVMHSQSSDYLDIGNNPRVGTKRYMAPEVLDEQIRTDCFESYKWTDIWAFGLVLWEIARRTIINGIVEDYRPPFYDMVPNDPSFEDMKKVVCVDQQTPTIPNRLAADPVLSGLAQMMRECWYPNPSARLTALRIKKTLQKLSHNPEKPKVIH; encoded by the exons ATGACCTTGGGGAGCTTCAGAAGGGGCCTTTTGATGCTGTCGGTGGCCTTGGGCCTAACCAGGG GAGACTTGGCGAAGCCTTCTAAGCTGGTGAACTGCACTTGTGAGAACCCACACTGCAAGAGGCCAGTCTGCCAGGGGTCATGGTGCACAGTGGTGCTGGTTCGAGAACAGGGCAGGCACCCCCAGGTCTATCGGGGCTGCGGGAGCCTGAACCAGGAGCTCTGCTTGGGACGTCCCACAGAGTTTGTGAACCATCACTGCTGCTATAGATCCTTCTGCAACCACAACGTGTCTCTGATGCTGGAGG CCACCCAAACTCCTTCGGAGGATCCAGAAGTTGATGCCCATCTGCCTCTGATCCTGGGTCCTGTGCTGGCTTTGCTGGTCCTGGTGGCCCTGGGTGCTCTGGGCTTGTGGCGTGTCCGGCGGAGGCAGGAAAAACAGCGGGGTCTGCACAGTGACCTGGGCGAGTCCAGTCTCATCCTGAAGGCATCTGAACAGGGAGACAGCATGTTGGGG GACTTCCTGGACAGTGACTGTACCACAGGCAGCGGCTCGGGGCTCCCTTTCTTGGTGCAGAGGACAGTGGCTCGGCAGGTTGCACTGGTGGAGTGTGTGG GAAAGGGTCGATATGGCGAGGTGTGGCGCGGTTCGTGGCATGGCGAGAGTGTGGCGGTCAAGATTTTCTCCTCACGAGATGAGCAGTCCTGGTTTCGGGAGACGGAGATCTACAACACAGTTCTGCTTAGACACGACAACATCCTAG GCTTCATCGCCTCCGACATGACTTCGCGGAACTCGAGCACGCAGCTGTGGCTCATCACCCACTACCACGAACACGGCTCCCTCTATGACTTTCTGCAAAGGCAGACGCTGGAGCCCCAGTTGGCCCTGAGGCTAGCTGTGTCCGCGGCCTGCGGCCTGGCGCACCTACATGTTGAGATCTTTGGCACTCAAGGCAAACCAGCCATTGCCCATCGTGACCTCAAGAGTCGCAATGTGCTGGTCAAGAATAACTTGCAGTGTTGCATTGCAGACCTGG GACTGGCTGTGATGCACTCACAAAGCAGCGATTACCTGGACATCGGCAACAACCCCCGAGTGGGTACCAAGAGATACATGGCACCGGAGGTGCTGGATGAGCAGATTCGCACAGACTGCTTTGAGTCGTACAAGTGGACAGACATCTGGGCCTTCGGCCTAGTGCTATGGGAGATCGCCCGGCGGACCATCATCAATG GCATTGTGGAGGATTACAGGCCACCCTTCTATGACATGGTACCCAATGACCCCAGTTTTGAGGACATGAAAAAGGTTGTGTGCGTTGACCAGCAGACACCCACCATCCCTAACAGGCTAGCTGCAGATCCG GTCCTCTCCGGGCTGGCCCAGATGATGCGAGAGTGCTGGTACCCCAACCCCTCTGCTCGCCTCACCGCACTGCGCATAAAGAAGACATTACAGAAACTCAGTCACAATCCAGAGAAGCCCAAAGTGATTCACTAG